In a single window of the Coleofasciculus sp. FACHB-T130 genome:
- a CDS encoding CHAT domain-containing protein: protein MRLPRIGLFFLPWFAFGISTPLPVYFPVIFDMKAIAQTPHNQKLDQNPAAKPAVSGSFIDYFAQEAELKGHQGSVNSASFSPDGKLIVTAGTDGTARVWDTSGKLVVELRGHPASVRSANFSPDGDRIVTASFDGTARVWDLSGKQLVELTGHQGYVYSASFSPDGERIVTAGADKTVRVWDTSGKQLLEIKGHSGSVYSASFSPDGKRIVTASADKTTRVWDASGAETRLIASLQGHTDTVWSASFSPDGKRIVTASDDKTARVWDLSGKPLAELKGHRDSVYSASFSPDGQRIVTTSLDRTARVWDVSGKLLAMQQGHEGSVNTGSWSRDGKLIVTASSDSRARVWDTSSNLLTELQGHQGTLRSGSFSSDGKLIVTASEDDTARVWDLSGKQITELKGHQGNVTSAIFSPDGKLIVTVSDDKTARVWNTSGKLLAELKGHQDDVRTASFSPDSKLIVTASDDKTARVWNLSGKLVTELKGHKRDVTSASFSPDGKLIVTTSWDETARVWDVSGKLLAVLQGHRDNLTSASFSPNGKLIVTISWDFTARVWDVSGKLIAVLQGHQSSVNSASFSPDGKLIATASDDYTVRVWDVSGKLLAVLQGHEAKVWKASFSPDGQRIVTASVDSTARVWDVSGKLLAALQGHKFSVNDSSFSPDGQYIITASAEGTARVWNVSSKKLSLLRLFQTPSLHKAKPRRSFSKPISFFANFSPDGQRMVAVESDGIARVWQTSGKLLSILTGHNDTVQDANFSPNGQQIVTASSDGTARIWSASGNLLAVLQGHYKNVQTANFSPDGKRVVTASYDGTAGVWDVSGKLLTLLQGHKDAVNSATFSPDGKLIVTASLDGTTRLWDASGKLLAILQGSQTLVSSNRFVGLFSSASFSPDSQRIITISGDGTARVWDVSGKLLTVLQAHNYVVSANFSSDGRHIVTASFDGTAHVWNISGKLLAELKGHQKQVWKTRFSPDGQRIVTASFDGTARVWDLSGKLLAELTRHNRPVWSASFSSDGKRIVTASDDGIANLWDTSGQVLTEFSYQNNQVNNASFSSDGKLIVSAYKNGIVRLWDKSGKLLTQFLAHNSIVHSASFSPNGKLIVTASLDRTARVWNTSGELFVELKGHQGRVNSARFSPDGKLIVTASDDKTARVWDTSGKLLAELQGHQDYVTSASFSPNSKLIVTASYDATARVWDISGNLLAELKAAQGIVINANFSPDGQLIVTASTDGITRVWDTSGKLLKELQGYETSIRGTSSFSPDGKFIITTHLDATARIWDTEDKLFVELKGHLDRVNSVNFNPDRKLIVTASDDGTARIWNLSGKQIAILEPLLKIATTPQLEADRLRDLEFYAPNCSAAFQPWQTALKIYREIADHENESLMLEKLGNAYYCLSDYTNAIASYSQASEIAKEFNYLKIQVKNLSNLGSVYNSLADYNKAIQYYNDALKILEQNQDQQSKAEVIRGRGNAYNSQGNSDKAIKDYLQALAIDQAEKNTSGIAEDKVNLARIYQALGDYNKALQFYKEAEEFNPIEALAGLGNIYLTLGDAAKAIDLHQQSLEKARQQEDKEGEANALNNLANALRQAGKVTEAEQHLRKAVEIWENLRIKLDDANKVSIFERQARTYRLLQEVLIVQNKTNEALEIAERGRARAIVELLASRLSPNPKEQFSITTPNIELIKKVAKEQNATLVEYSIIYDNFKVQGKEQTKESELYIWVIKPTGEVTFRTSDLKPLWQKQNLSLQDLVANTRESIAVRGRGGGIVAELIEEESPTKRLQQLHQLVIEPIAEELPVDPNARVIFIPQDALFLAPFPALQDASGKYLIEKHTILTAPSIQMLDLTHQRTKRVLGDTRTFSSKNALIVGNPTMPKVVLKPGEPAEQLSNLSGAEQEAKEIAKLLKTQAITGKQATKAAIAQALPSARIIHLATHGIFDDIQGLNSAIALAPSGSDEGLLTASEILNLKLNAELVVLSACDTGRGKITGDGVIGLSRSFISAGIPSVIVSLWSVPDAPTASLMTEFYKNLQLNPDRSQALRQAMLTTMKQHPDPRDWAAFTLIGESN, encoded by the coding sequence ATGCGTCTCCCAAGAATTGGTCTATTTTTTCTTCCCTGGTTCGCCTTCGGTATCTCAACCCCCTTGCCTGTCTATTTTCCAGTCATATTTGATATGAAGGCGATCGCGCAAACCCCCCATAACCAGAAATTAGACCAAAATCCCGCCGCCAAACCTGCTGTATCAGGCAGCTTTATTGATTACTTCGCACAAGAAGCTGAACTCAAAGGGCATCAGGGGAGTGTCAACAGTGCCAGCTTTAGCCCAGATGGCAAGCTAATTGTCACCGCCGGAACTGACGGTACTGCGCGGGTGTGGGATACCTCTGGCAAGCTAGTAGTGGAACTACGAGGGCATCCAGCAAGTGTCCGGAGTGCAAATTTTAGTCCCGATGGCGATCGCATTGTCACCGCATCGTTTGACGGGACTGCCCGTGTGTGGGATTTGTCGGGCAAACAGCTAGTAGAACTGACTGGACATCAAGGGTATGTTTATAGTGCCAGTTTTAGTCCCGATGGAGAGCGTATCGTCACCGCAGGTGCTGACAAAACTGTTCGCGTGTGGGACACTTCCGGCAAACAGTTGTTAGAAATCAAAGGACATTCAGGTAGTGTTTACAGTGCCAGTTTTAGCCCAGATGGCAAGCGTATCGTCACAGCATCTGCTGACAAAACTACCCGTGTCTGGGATGCGTCTGGCGCAGAGACGCGATTAATCGCGTCTCTGCAAGGGCATACTGACACAGTCTGGAGTGCCAGCTTTAGCCCCGATGGAAAGCGGATTGTTACCGCATCGGATGACAAAACGGCACGAGTGTGGGATTTGTCTGGTAAGCCGTTGGCGGAACTTAAAGGGCATCGGGATAGTGTGTACAGTGCTAGTTTTAGCCCGGATGGACAGCGAATTGTTACCACGTCTCTGGATAGAACCGCCCGTGTCTGGGATGTATCGGGTAAGTTGCTTGCCATGCAGCAAGGACATGAGGGAAGTGTTAACACCGGCAGTTGGAGCCGGGATGGCAAGTTGATTGTTACGGCGTCTAGTGATAGTAGGGCGCGAGTGTGGGATACGAGTAGTAATTTGCTAACTGAGTTGCAAGGGCATCAAGGCACTCTCAGGAGTGGGAGTTTTAGCTCTGATGGTAAGCTGATTGTTACTGCATCTGAAGATGACACCGCTAGGGTCTGGGACTTGTCCGGTAAGCAGATAACTGAACTCAAAGGACATCAGGGCAATGTCACCAGTGCTATTTTTAGCCCAGATGGAAAACTGATTGTTACTGTATCTGATGATAAAACAGCGCGTGTGTGGAATACTTCGGGCAAATTGCTAGCCGAACTTAAAGGTCATCAGGATGATGTTAGAACTGCCAGTTTTAGTCCAGATAGTAAGTTGATTGTTACCGCATCTGATGATAAAACAGCTCGTGTGTGGAACTTGTCCGGCAAACTGGTAACTGAACTTAAAGGACATAAGAGAGATGTCACTAGTGCTAGTTTTAGTCCGGATGGAAAACTGATTGTCACTACATCTTGGGATGAGACTGCCCGCGTGTGGGATGTATCGGGCAAGTTGCTAGCTGTACTCCAAGGGCATCGGGATAATCTCACAAGTGCCAGTTTTAGCCCGAATGGCAAATTAATTGTGACAATCTCTTGGGACTTCACCGCCCGCGTGTGGGATGTATCGGGCAAGTTGATAGCTGTACTCCAAGGGCATCAGAGTTCTGTTAACAGTGCCAGTTTTAGCCCGGATGGAAAATTGATTGCTACTGCATCTGATGACTATACTGTCCGCGTGTGGGATGTATCAGGCAAGTTGCTAGCTGTACTCCAAGGGCATGAGGCAAAAGTCTGGAAAGCTAGTTTCAGTCCAGATGGACAGCGTATCGTCACCGCCTCCGTTGATAGTACTGCTCGTGTATGGGACGTTTCTGGCAAATTGCTAGCTGCACTCCAAGGGCATAAGTTTTCTGTCAATGATTCTAGTTTTAGCCCAGATGGACAATATATTATTACTGCATCTGCTGAAGGTACGGCTCGTGTGTGGAATGTATCTAGCAAAAAGCTATCACTGCTGAGATTGTTTCAAACCCCTTCTTTACATAAAGCGAAACCTCGGCGCAGCTTTTCCAAGCCCATTTCCTTTTTTGCAAATTTCAGTCCAGATGGACAACGGATGGTTGCCGTAGAAAGTGACGGTATTGCTCGTGTATGGCAGACCTCTGGCAAGTTGCTATCAATACTCACAGGTCATAACGATACTGTTCAAGATGCTAATTTCAGCCCAAATGGTCAACAGATTGTCACCGCTTCTTCAGACGGCACTGCTCGTATTTGGAGCGCTTCTGGTAATCTGCTTGCTGTACTGCAAGGTCATTATAAGAATGTCCAAACTGCCAATTTTAGTCCAGACGGTAAGCGGGTAGTCACTGCTTCTTATGATGGTACTGCTGGTGTATGGGATGTGTCTGGCAAATTACTAACCCTACTCCAAGGCCATAAAGATGCTGTCAACAGTGCTACTTTTAGTCCAGACGGAAAGCTGATTGTTACTGCATCTTTGGATGGTACTACTCGGTTATGGGATGCTTCTGGGAAGCTACTGGCGATACTGCAAGGAAGCCAAACTCTTGTAAGCAGTAACCGTTTTGTTGGACTTTTCTCAAGTGCTAGTTTTAGCCCAGATAGTCAACGTATTATTACGATATCCGGTGATGGTACCGCTCGTGTATGGGACGTTTCTGGGAAACTATTAACAGTACTCCAAGCTCATAACTATGTTGTCAGCGCTAATTTCAGCTCGGATGGACGGCATATTGTCACTGCATCGTTTGACGGCACTGCCCATGTGTGGAATATTTCTGGCAAGTTGCTAGCAGAACTCAAAGGGCATCAGAAACAAGTATGGAAGACACGTTTCAGCCCAGATGGACAACGTATTGTCACCGCATCTTTTGATGGTACTGCTCGTGTGTGGGATTTGTCGGGTAAGTTATTGGCAGAACTTACTAGGCATAATCGCCCAGTCTGGAGCGCCAGCTTTAGTTCGGACGGGAAAAGGATTGTTACGGCATCTGATGACGGCATTGCCAATCTTTGGGATACGTCAGGTCAGGTGCTGACTGAGTTTTCATATCAGAATAACCAAGTCAACAATGCCAGCTTTAGCTCTGACGGAAAGTTGATTGTCAGTGCATATAAAAACGGCATCGTCCGTCTCTGGGATAAATCAGGTAAGTTGCTCACCCAATTTCTAGCTCACAATAGCATAGTCCATAGCGCTAGTTTCAGTCCAAACGGAAAGTTGATTGTCACTGCCTCTTTGGACAGAACAGCTCGTGTGTGGAATACTTCTGGTGAGTTGTTCGTTGAACTAAAAGGGCATCAAGGCAGAGTCAACAGTGCCAGATTTAGTCCAGACGGTAAGCTGATTGTCACCGCATCTGATGACAAAACGGCTCGCGTATGGGATACCTCAGGTAAGCTGCTAGCAGAACTTCAAGGGCATCAAGATTACGTCACAAGTGCTAGCTTTAGCCCGAACAGCAAGCTGATTGTTACTGCTTCTTATGACGCCACTGCTCGTGTGTGGGATATCTCAGGCAACCTGTTAGCAGAACTTAAAGCAGCTCAAGGCATCGTTATCAATGCTAACTTTAGCCCGGATGGTCAACTAATTGTCACTGCATCTACTGATGGTATTACCCGAGTATGGGATACTTCAGGGAAGTTACTAAAAGAACTTCAAGGGTATGAAACTTCTATCAGGGGGACTAGTAGTTTCAGCCCGGATGGAAAGTTTATAATCACCACGCATCTTGATGCTACTGCCCGTATATGGGACACAGAAGATAAGCTGTTTGTTGAACTCAAAGGGCATTTAGATAGGGTCAATAGTGTCAACTTTAACCCTGATAGAAAGCTGATTGTTACCGCATCCGATGATGGTACTGCCCGTATATGGAACTTGTCTGGCAAGCAAATTGCCATTTTGGAGCCGCTATTAAAAATTGCTACGACTCCACAATTAGAAGCAGATAGACTGCGAGACTTAGAATTCTACGCCCCCAATTGTTCAGCAGCGTTTCAGCCTTGGCAAACAGCATTAAAAATCTATCGGGAAATCGCAGACCACGAAAATGAAAGTTTAATGCTGGAAAAATTGGGCAATGCTTATTATTGCCTGAGTGACTATACCAATGCGATCGCATCCTACTCCCAGGCATCGGAAATCGCTAAAGAATTTAATTACCTCAAAATCCAGGTTAAAAATCTCTCAAATCTGGGCAGTGTTTATAATTCCTTAGCTGACTATAACAAAGCAATTCAGTATTACAACGATGCCTTAAAAATCTTAGAGCAGAACCAAGACCAACAAAGCAAAGCAGAAGTTATCAGAGGTCGAGGCAATGCTTACAACTCCCAAGGCAACTCTGACAAGGCAATTAAAGATTATTTGCAAGCATTAGCCATCGACCAAGCAGAGAAAAACACTTCTGGCATAGCAGAAGATAAAGTCAATTTGGCAAGAATTTACCAGGCCTTGGGTGACTATAACAAAGCCCTTCAATTTTATAAAGAAGCAGAAGAATTTAACCCAATTGAAGCCCTGGCAGGTTTGGGAAATATTTACTTAACCCTTGGTGATGCGGCAAAGGCAATTGACTTACATCAACAGAGTTTAGAAAAAGCACGGCAACAGGAAGACAAGGAAGGCGAAGCCAATGCTTTGAATAATCTTGCTAATGCTCTGCGTCAAGCTGGCAAGGTCACAGAAGCCGAACAACACCTACGCAAGGCAGTTGAGATTTGGGAAAATCTCCGAATTAAATTAGATGATGCTAATAAAGTGTCAATCTTTGAAAGGCAAGCTCGTACTTACCGCCTACTACAAGAAGTTTTAATTGTTCAGAACAAAACTAATGAAGCACTGGAAATTGCCGAACGGGGCAGGGCGCGGGCTATTGTGGAATTACTGGCTTCTCGATTATCTCCTAACCCGAAAGAGCAATTTAGCATTACTACGCCCAATATTGAACTGATTAAAAAAGTTGCCAAGGAACAAAATGCAACCCTTGTTGAATATTCGATTATTTACGATAATTTCAAAGTTCAAGGGAAAGAACAAACAAAGGAATCAGAACTCTATATTTGGGTTATCAAGCCTACAGGTGAAGTGACGTTTCGGACATCTGACCTCAAGCCCCTGTGGCAGAAACAGAATCTTTCTCTACAAGACCTTGTTGCCAACACCCGTGAATCTATAGCGGTAAGGGGGCGCGGTGGCGGTATTGTAGCGGAACTGATAGAGGAAGAAAGCCCGACCAAACGATTACAGCAACTCCATCAACTGGTGATTGAACCCATTGCGGAAGAGCTACCTGTTGATCCAAATGCTCGCGTGATTTTTATCCCACAAGATGCGCTGTTCCTCGCGCCATTTCCAGCTCTCCAAGATGCTTCTGGTAAATACCTGATAGAAAAACATACCATTCTGACGGCTCCCTCAATTCAAATGCTGGATTTAACCCATCAGCGCACAAAACGGGTTTTGGGGGATACACGGACTTTTTCTAGCAAGAATGCGTTGATAGTCGGCAATCCCACAATGCCTAAGGTGGTGCTGAAACCTGGAGAACCCGCCGAGCAGTTATCGAACTTGTCGGGGGCGGAACAGGAAGCTAAAGAGATTGCTAAACTGCTCAAGACTCAGGCGATTACAGGGAAGCAAGCGACTAAAGCCGCGATCGCGCAAGCATTGCCTTCTGCCCGAATTATCCATCTGGCAACACATGGGATATTTGATGATATCCAGGGATTGAACAGTGCGATCGCTTTGGCTCCATCCGGTTCAGATGAGGGTTTACTCACGGCTTCTGAAATTTTAAACCTGAAGCTTAATGCAGAATTAGTCGTTTTGAGTGCTTGCGACACCGGACGAGGAAAAATTACCGGGGATGGAGTGATTGGCTTATCACGTTCATTTATTAGTGCGGGTATTCCGAGTGTCATTGTCTCTTTGTGGTCGGTTCCCGATGCACCAACAGCCTCTTTAATGACCGAGTTTTACAAAAATCTCCAGCTCAACCCCGATCGCTCCCAAGCATTGCGGCAAGCGATGCTAACAACCATGAAACAACACCCCGACCCTAGAGACTGGGCGGCTTTTACTTTAATTGGTGAATCCAACTGA
- a CDS encoding zinc metalloprotease HtpX, producing MASVPNPSLEAGLAALKQGNYPDAIAHLEGVCEFELSQKTVLRAQMGLVVAYERTGEIDKAIALCQTLSQSKYPKVKDWGERNLANLVNRYPQLQKTPSPPPTSEATGFVPLQTPATSPAQGAAPASDVTGFIPLDQPPQKPQPSVSPALDATGFVPLQTPATSPAQGAKAAQPASESVRANSTKPVQKVTPSNSPLVQGKGKEAESNLEAEVAAPIEAPIAPDTAADTGAISETPSETPSETPSETPTDEKILESTSIIGWRQAGRAKGWRAMPAVKPERLWLLQAGTAIALFWVIRVFVQFLMTTTNNFLINLPFLQPIPAFYEDPTWPIVTVLVLLACLSPLLLDFFLKQFEKMQPLSLSALSKFSPEAAKMLPRYCGQRRLPVPTLRILPISAPVALTYGNLPRTARIVVSQGLLDQLAEDEIATVYASELGHIVQNKLVGLVMATIMFLIGGFFSLLRNSDWAWTCWWIALACLPLGLNLAVMSLIMLIAQIPYTLYRQVAQWGDRLQSPLLKIPAVVVSALSYGLFWLVCFIGLWLSRLRIIYSDRIAADITGNPNAFSRALLKVTRGIAADIQKHQSTRWLLEGFDSLTPVGYRQAISLGSFPSQTPWESLLQWGYLNPHRQWMVINNSHPLMGDRLYLLCLYARHWKLETELDFTQMSEQRIRASSLKTKKSKLWLQGAPFFGILSGLALGCLFWLLGWIGSWLGIRQLAWILDDYWTILVGCLPIGFSIGTFLRINSFFPDIKASTLQTNPNLSDLSTRIDALPVDSQPVRLQGKLLGRQGISNWLGQDLILQTDTGLVKLHYCSQLGSIGNLLPLSTRPSDFVNRQVTATGWFRRGATPWIDLETLRTQGGITSLSRHPIWSTIIACLAAAWGTYIILFGI from the coding sequence ATGGCTTCTGTTCCTAATCCCTCTCTGGAAGCTGGTCTAGCAGCCCTGAAACAGGGAAATTATCCAGATGCGATCGCCCACCTAGAAGGCGTTTGCGAGTTTGAGTTGAGTCAAAAGACAGTCCTTCGCGCTCAGATGGGGCTGGTGGTTGCCTATGAACGCACTGGCGAAATCGACAAAGCGATCGCGCTTTGTCAAACCCTCAGTCAAAGCAAATATCCCAAGGTGAAGGACTGGGGAGAGCGGAATTTGGCTAATTTGGTCAATCGTTATCCTCAACTTCAAAAAACGCCTTCCCCTCCACCAACGTCGGAGGCGACCGGGTTTGTCCCCTTACAAACACCTGCCACTTCACCCGCACAAGGGGCTGCGCCTGCGTCAGATGTCACCGGATTTATTCCCTTAGACCAACCGCCTCAAAAGCCTCAGCCATCCGTGTCGCCTGCTCTAGACGCGACCGGGTTTGTCCCCTTGCAAACGCCTGCCACTTCACCCGCACAGGGGGCAAAAGCCGCTCAACCTGCCTCTGAAAGCGTCAGGGCGAACAGCACTAAGCCAGTACAAAAGGTAACACCCTCCAACTCACCCTTAGTACAGGGCAAAGGGAAAGAAGCGGAAAGCAACCTAGAGGCAGAAGTAGCCGCCCCGATAGAAGCACCGATTGCGCCAGATACAGCAGCAGACACAGGGGCCATTTCTGAGACGCCATCTGAGACGCCATCTGAGACGCCATCTGAGACGCCAACAGATGAGAAAATTCTAGAATCGACCAGTATTATTGGCTGGCGTCAAGCAGGACGCGCCAAAGGATGGCGAGCAATGCCAGCAGTGAAACCAGAACGTCTGTGGTTGCTTCAAGCAGGGACTGCGATCGCGCTTTTCTGGGTAATTCGCGTTTTCGTGCAGTTCTTGATGACGACGACGAACAACTTCCTCATCAACCTGCCATTTTTGCAGCCTATCCCAGCTTTTTACGAAGACCCGACTTGGCCTATCGTGACCGTGTTGGTGCTGCTAGCGTGTCTGTCTCCCTTGCTACTAGACTTCTTCCTCAAGCAATTTGAGAAGATGCAACCGCTGTCGCTGTCAGCGCTGTCTAAATTCAGCCCAGAAGCCGCCAAGATGCTACCCCGCTATTGCGGACAGCGCCGTTTGCCCGTGCCGACTTTGCGGATCTTACCCATCAGCGCCCCAGTCGCACTCACTTATGGAAATCTGCCTCGCACTGCCCGAATTGTGGTCAGTCAAGGACTCTTAGATCAACTGGCAGAGGATGAAATCGCCACAGTCTATGCCAGCGAGTTGGGGCACATTGTCCAAAACAAGTTGGTCGGTTTGGTGATGGCAACCATAATGTTCCTGATTGGAGGCTTTTTTAGCCTGTTGAGGAACTCAGACTGGGCTTGGACTTGTTGGTGGATTGCCCTGGCTTGTTTACCGTTGGGATTGAATTTGGCAGTGATGTCCCTCATCATGCTCATCGCCCAGATTCCTTACACCTTGTACCGACAAGTCGCGCAGTGGGGAGACCGCTTACAAAGCCCCCTGCTAAAGATTCCAGCGGTGGTTGTTTCGGCTTTGAGTTACGGCTTATTTTGGCTAGTTTGCTTTATCGGTTTGTGGCTGTCGCGGCTGCGAATTATCTATAGCGATCGCATAGCGGCAGATATCACTGGCAACCCAAATGCCTTCTCCCGCGCTTTATTGAAAGTTACCCGTGGCATTGCTGCTGATATCCAAAAACACCAGTCTACCCGCTGGCTTTTGGAAGGCTTTGATTCACTGACGCCAGTGGGATATCGGCAAGCCATCAGCTTGGGCAGCTTTCCCTCCCAGACACCTTGGGAATCCCTGTTGCAATGGGGCTACCTCAACCCCCATCGGCAGTGGATGGTCATCAACAATAGTCATCCTTTAATGGGCGATCGCCTGTACTTGTTATGCCTCTACGCCCGCCACTGGAAGCTAGAGACAGAACTTGACTTCACTCAAATGTCCGAACAGCGGATTCGAGCATCTTCGCTTAAAACTAAAAAGTCAAAACTTTGGTTACAAGGTGCCCCCTTCTTTGGCATTTTGTCTGGTTTAGCCTTGGGGTGCTTGTTCTGGCTGTTGGGGTGGATTGGCAGCTGGCTGGGAATCCGGCAACTTGCATGGATACTCGACGATTACTGGACGATCCTTGTCGGTTGTCTGCCGATAGGTTTTAGCATTGGCACCTTTTTGCGGATCAATTCCTTCTTTCCAGATATCAAAGCTTCCACTCTGCAAACGAACCCCAACCTATCCGATTTATCGACTCGAATCGATGCTTTACCTGTCGATAGTCAGCCGGTGCGTCTGCAAGGAAAACTCTTGGGGCGTCAAGGGATTAGCAACTGGCTGGGACAGGATTTAATCCTACAAACCGACACCGGCTTGGTTAAGTTACATTATTGCTCTCAACTGGGTTCTATTGGTAATCTTTTACCCTTGTCCACTCGTCCCAGCGACTTCGTAAATCGGCAAGTCACTGCAACTGGATGGTTTCGGCGAGGCGCGACTCCCTGGATTG
- a CDS encoding prolyl oligopeptidase family serine peptidase gives MQYPDKALTYPTSQKVDQVDDYHGTKVSDPYRWLEDPDSHETKAWVEAQNQVTFSYLNEIPVREKIKQRLTELWDYEKYSLPFKEGDRYFYFKNDGLQNQSVLYTLTSLDGEPKVLLDPNKLSEDGTIALSGISISEDGNLMAYGLSTSGSDWQEWKVRDVETGEDLCDHLKWIKFSGASWTKDNQGFFYSRYDEPNETSKLEDINYYQKLFYHQLGKPQSEDILVYDRPDQKEWGFSGGVTEDGRYLIISVWRGSDPKNLVFYKDFTNPDAPVIELISEFEASYSFIDNDGSIFWFRTDLDAPRGRAIAIDTSNLPSAPISKEEWQEIIPQAEEVLEGVGILNNQFVTEYLKDARTQIKIFELNGSFVREVELPGIGSAGGFGGKRYDTETFYSFTSFTTPATIYRYDMVSGESTMFRQPKVDFNPDDYKTKQIFYRSKDGTHLPMFITYKKGLQLDGSNPTYLYGYGGFNVSLTPSFSVGNLVWMEMGGVYAVPNLRGGGEYGEEWHQGGTKLNKQNVFDDFIAAAEWLIANGYTTPEKLAIGGGSNGGLLVGACMTQRPDLFAAALPAVGVMDMLRFHKFTIGWAWTSDYGSPENPEEFNALYAYSPLHNLKPGTSYPATMITTADHDDRVVPAHSFKFAAALQAAHTGVAPVLIRIETKAGHGAGKPTTKIIEEVADRWAFLVREVFA, from the coding sequence ATGCAGTATCCAGATAAAGCCCTTACTTATCCAACTAGCCAAAAAGTCGATCAAGTTGATGACTATCACGGAACAAAGGTATCTGATCCTTACCGTTGGCTAGAAGATCCGGACTCGCATGAAACCAAAGCTTGGGTTGAGGCTCAAAATCAAGTTACTTTTAGCTATTTAAATGAAATTCCGGTTCGGGAAAAAATTAAGCAACGGCTAACCGAACTGTGGGACTACGAAAAATACAGTCTTCCGTTTAAAGAAGGCGATCGCTACTTCTATTTCAAAAACGACGGCTTGCAAAATCAAAGCGTTCTCTATACATTAACGTCCCTGGATGGCGAGCCAAAAGTTTTGCTAGATCCCAACAAACTTTCAGAAGATGGCACTATTGCTTTGTCGGGGATTTCGATTAGCGAAGATGGGAATTTGATGGCGTATGGTTTATCCACCTCTGGTTCAGATTGGCAAGAATGGAAGGTACGCGACGTTGAGACGGGCGAAGACCTTTGCGATCATCTCAAGTGGATTAAATTCTCTGGTGCGTCTTGGACTAAAGACAACCAAGGCTTTTTCTATAGCCGCTACGATGAACCGAACGAAACCAGCAAATTAGAAGATATTAACTACTATCAAAAACTTTTCTACCACCAACTGGGTAAGCCACAATCTGAGGATATCCTCGTCTACGATCGCCCTGACCAAAAAGAATGGGGTTTCAGCGGTGGCGTCACCGAAGATGGGCGTTACCTAATTATCAGCGTGTGGCGAGGAAGTGACCCTAAGAATTTGGTGTTTTATAAGGATTTCACAAATCCAGATGCGCCCGTAATTGAACTCATTAGCGAGTTTGAAGCTAGCTATAGTTTTATCGATAATGATGGCTCAATCTTCTGGTTTCGCACGGACTTAGATGCCCCTCGCGGTCGCGCGATCGCAATTGATACCTCCAATCTTCCCTCTGCTCCAATAAGTAAAGAGGAATGGCAAGAAATCATCCCGCAGGCAGAAGAAGTCCTCGAAGGTGTGGGCATCCTCAATAATCAGTTTGTGACTGAATATCTAAAAGATGCCCGGACTCAGATTAAAATCTTTGAGCTGAACGGCTCCTTTGTACGGGAAGTCGAGTTACCGGGAATTGGTTCGGCTGGAGGCTTTGGTGGTAAGCGCTACGATACGGAAACCTTCTACAGCTTCACCAGTTTCACAACACCCGCCACTATTTATCGCTACGACATGGTCAGTGGTGAAAGTACAATGTTCCGTCAACCGAAAGTTGATTTCAACCCTGATGATTACAAGACAAAGCAGATATTTTATCGCAGCAAAGATGGCACCCACCTGCCCATGTTTATTACCTACAAAAAAGGGCTGCAACTAGATGGAAGTAACCCTACTTATCTCTATGGCTACGGCGGTTTTAACGTCTCCCTGACGCCTAGTTTCTCGGTTGGCAATCTGGTGTGGATGGAGATGGGCGGGGTCTATGCTGTCCCCAATTTGCGCGGCGGCGGCGAGTATGGAGAGGAGTGGCACCAAGGCGGCACGAAGCTAAATAAGCAAAATGTCTTTGATGATTTCATCGCGGCGGCGGAGTGGCTAATTGCTAACGGCTATACAACCCCGGAAAAACTTGCTATCGGCGGCGGCAGTAATGGGGGATTGTTGGTGGGTGCGTGTATGACTCAGCGCCCGGATTTATTCGCTGCGGCGTTGCCAGCGGTGGGAGTGATGGATATGCTGCGCTTCCATAAATTCACGATTGGCTGGGCTTGGACTTCGGATTATGGTTCTCCGGAAAACCCGGAGGAGTTCAACGCGCTTTATGCCTATTCGCCGCTGCACAACCTCAAACCTGGGACCTCTTATCCAGCCACGATGATTACAACAGCGGATCATGACGATCGGGTGGTGCCTGCCCACAGTTTCAAGTTTGCTGCCGCTTTGCAAGCAGCTCATACAGGTGTTGCACCCGTATTAATTAGAATTGAGACTAAAGCGGGACATGGGGCTGGGAAGCCAACGACTAAGATTATTGAGGAAGTTGCGGATCGGTGGGCTTTCCTGGTGCGGGAGGTGTTCGCGTAG